A genome region from Lates calcarifer isolate ASB-BC8 unplaced genomic scaffold, TLL_Latcal_v3 _unitig_3956_quiver_2481, whole genome shotgun sequence includes the following:
- the LOC108895255 gene encoding rho-related GTP-binding protein RhoE, which yields MESDANVQCKIVVVGDSQCGKSALLNVFAKDCFPECYVPTVFENYTASFDLDMQRVELRLWDTSGEDTPHTELLGAGWEKWRGPPVSPFLKISPVFTLL from the exons ATGGAGTCAGACGCCAACGTCCAGTGTAAAATAGTGGTTGTAGGAGACAGCCAGTGTGGAAAAAGCGCCCTGTTGAATGTATTCGCCAAAGACTGCTTCCCCGAG TGCTACGTGCCCACGGTGTTTGAAAACTACACGGCCAGCTTCGACCTGGACATGCAGAGAGTGGAGCTCCGGCTCTGGGACACCTCAGGTGAGGACACTCcccacactgagctgctgggtGCGGGATGGGAAAAGTGGCGTGGACCTCCAGTCAGTCCCTTCTTAAAGATAAGCCCAGTCTTTACCTTATTATGA